A stretch of Lathyrus oleraceus cultivar Zhongwan6 chromosome 6, CAAS_Psat_ZW6_1.0, whole genome shotgun sequence DNA encodes these proteins:
- the LOC127091296 gene encoding aberrant root formation protein 4 translates to MSLSAERETPSFRGSEPHNNLQRILQSCPKLAEVGDSNESKNTISDLVNFLDSLLDATLSDPDNEYKENSAFEALSEIHQYICSPSLDQEVVDALSFELPKAVSKFAGISRKFLDMAISIIDQFIVKCGPRDMLSILCDTLGYSSKVTNAASYIVPPLSGLSKVLISIRRRQFEQVKETVPIILNVLKAVCLEPDEEELDNVFDRAVEIANSIYEVCDKLVDNAAREKLRALLGLYVLQCLALVSARIDYKASSCHSLVSQLSRISSYCGLSYLSLVTTYDSDAVASTVFGENKDDCMGCLSHVKNGAALSVIWGHVSEEVAQAAKEDMIAVKDELRDNQIKRWQAIVALKHVLSFVSLPWELKKHTINFLLCITDGDIRGKCEDERSQWPSYMPNIFSALQAVKMVIMYAPNPELRKNSFAVLKGVLADIPISQRLDILEALITNTDSSSMIAILVDLVRREMHTEIYNSTSVVKGIQEINSNKHSNLSFWTPSILEFVERILRPPQGGPPSLPDQSDAVLSALNLYRFVLMTESTGKTNYTGVLSRSSLPKVYNEWLLPLRTLVTGIMAENKSDYDELAVDTVCTLNPLELVLYRCIELVEEKLKQVT, encoded by the exons ATGTCGTTATCGGCAGAAAGGGAAACCCCTTCGTTTCGCGGTTCTGAACCTCACAATAATCTTCAAAGAATTCTCCAATCATGCCCTAAA TTGGCCGAAGTTGGAGATTCGAATGAGTCTAAAAACACCATCTCCGACCTTGTTAATTTCCTTGATTCTTTATTGGATGCGACTCTGTCTGATCCAGACAATGAATATAAAGAAAACAGTGCATTTGAAGCTCTGTCCGAGATCCATCAGTACATCTGTTCTCCGTCTCTTGACCAG GAAGTTGTTGATGCTCTTTCCTTTGAACTGCCAAAGGCGGTTTCAAAATTTGCTGGCATTTCAAGAAAGTTTTTGGACATGGCAATTAGCATCATTGATCAGTTTATAGTGAAATGTGGTCCAAGGGATATGCTTTCAATTCTCTGTGAT ACATTAGGTTACTCAAGTAAGGTGACCAACGCTGCCAGTTACATTGTCCCTCCTTTATCAGGGCTCTCAAAGG TCCTTATTTCCATCCGGAGGCGTCAGTTTGAGCAAGTAAAAGAAACCGTTCCTATAATTCTTAATGTTTTGAAGGCTGTGTGTTTGGAGCCAGATGAAGAAGAACTTGATAACGTCTTTGACAGAGCTGTTGAGATTGCAAATTCTATATATGAAGTTTGTGACAAGTTGGTG GATAATGCTGCAAGGGAGAAACTCCGAGCTCTCCTTGGTTTATATGTCCTGCAATGCTTG GCTCTTGTTTCGGCTAGGATAGACTACAAAGCTTCCAGTTGTCATTCATTAGTATCACAACTATCACGAATTTCATCCTATTGTGGTTTGTCTTATCTCAGTCTAGTAACAACTTATGATTCCGATGCTGTGGCTAGCACCGTTTTTGGAG AAAATAAAGATGATTGTATGGGCTGTTTATCTCATGTCAAGAATGGTGCCGCTCTATCAG TTATTTGGGGGCATGTCTCAGAGGAGGTTGCTCAAGCTGCTAAAGAAGATATGATTGCGGTCAAGGATGAGTTACGTGATAACCAGATCAAAAGGTGGCAAGCAATAGTAGCATTAAAACACGTACTTTCCTTTGTAAGTCTGCCGTGGGAGTTAAAGAAACATACTATCAACTTCTTGCTTTGCATCACAGATGGAGATATCCGTGGAAAATGCGAGGATGAACGTTCCCAGTGGCCATCTTATATGCCAAATATTTTCTCAGCTCTACAA GCTGTTAAAATGGTTATCATGTATGCTCCGAACCCAGAACTTAGAAAAAATTCCTTTGCTGTGTTAAAAGGA GTACTCGCTGATATTCCAATTTCTCAAAGACTTGATATCTTGGAAGCATTGATTACAAATACCGACTCTTCCTCCATG ATTGCCATTTTGGTCGATCTTGTTCGGAGGGAAATGCACACAGAAATCTACAATAGCACGTCAGTAGTAAAAGGCATCCAAGAGATTAATAGCAACAAACATTCAAATTTATCATTTTGGACTCCCAGCATCCTTGAGTTTGTGGAGCGGATTCTAAGACCTCCACAGGGCGGACCTCCTTCCCTACCAGATCAGAGTGACGCG GTGTTATCAGCTCTCAACTTATACAGATTTGTATTAATGACAGAATCAACAG GAAAGACAAACTACACCGGAGTCTTGTCGAGAAGCAGTTTACCCAAGGTCTACAATGAATGGCTGCTTCCTTTACGTACCCTAGTGACAGGTATTATGGCAGAGAACAAGAGTGATTATGATGAACTTGCAGTTGACACTGTATGCACCTTAAATCCACTTGAGTTGGTGTTGTATCGGTGCATTGAGCTTGTAGAAGAGAAGCTAAAGCAAGTCACATGA
- the LOC127091297 gene encoding ribosome biogenesis protein BRX1 homolog 2: MGKKRKRSEKAQAAAVPKKDDVAPERPVRTLLGWKNKKENENENEVEVKDNGSSPIFRNKEKVLVTCSRRIVFRYRHLMLNIVSLLPHCKKDNKVESKETKGATLNELVELKNCSSCLFFECRKAKDLYLWMSKCPNGPSVKFLVSAVHTMEELKLTGNHLKGSRPLLTFSSNFEKDAHWKLLKEMLLQIFETPKDHRKAKPFHDHVFVFSIVDDHIWFRNYQISVPHNESDKLPRGGLDKMTLIEVGPRFCLNPIKIFGGSFGGPTLYENPFYVSPNQIRALQKKKKAGTFAKKVKAKTRRKRHEMANPLEPDEFADMWKD, translated from the exons ATGGGGAAGAAGAGAAAGCGCAGCGAGAAGGCTCAAGCTGCGGCGGTTCCCAAAAAGGATGATGTTGCTCCCGAGAGACCGGTTAGGACTCTTTTGGGATGGAAGAATAAGAAAGAGAATGAGAATGAAAATGAAGTTGAGGTGAAGGATAATGGTTCTTCACCTATATTCAGGAACAAAGAGAAAGTTTTGGTCACTTGCTCTAGGCGTATTGTTTTCAG GTACCGACATTTGATGTTGAACATAGTATCACTTCTACCTCATTGCAAGAAGGATAACAAGGTTGAATCAAAAGAAACTAAAGGCGCCACATTGAACGAGCTTGTTGAGCTCAAAAACTGTTCGTCTTGTTTATTTTTTGAG TGCAGGAAGGCAAAAGATCTTTATCTTTGGATGTCAAAATGCCCGAATGGCCCATCTGTTAAATTTTTAGTTAGTGCCG TGCACACAATGGAGGAATTGAAGCTAACTGGGAATCACCTAAAAGGTTCCCGCCCACttttgacattttcatcaaatTTTGAAAAAGATGCACACTGGAAACTACTGAAGGAGATGCTGTTACAG ATATTTGAAACACCAAAGGACCATAGAAAGGCTAAGCCTTTCCATGACCATGTTTTTGTTTTCTCAATAGTTGATGACCACATATGGTTCCGAAATTATCAG ATCTCTGTTCCTCATAATGAGTCAGACAAATTACCTCGAGGAGGCCTTGATAAAATGACATTAATTGAG GTTGGTCCACGGTTCTGCTTGAACCCAATTAAAATATTTGGTGGCAGTTTTGGAGGTCCAACTCTATATGAGAATCCATTCTACGTGTCGCCAAACCAG ATACGAGCTTTGCAGAAGAAGAAAAAGGCTGGAACATTTGCAAAGAAGGTCAAAGCAAAGACAAGGAGGAAAAGGCATGAGATGGCGAATCCTCTGGAGCCTGATGAGTTTGCAGATATGTGGAAAGATTAA